A DNA window from Helianthus annuus cultivar XRQ/B chromosome 15, HanXRQr2.0-SUNRISE, whole genome shotgun sequence contains the following coding sequences:
- the LOC110881835 gene encoding proline-rich extensin-like protein EPR1, which produces MVSSSDTGVSDTVDPMAVVSDDEIPSEGDVYTSDTTSTDDDDFQPFALPDIGVEVQPANGILAGDLPLAVIPVPIPFAAFPVADVPLDVVSDDDIDLFEEGPPEDDYEGGAPIDVDAILPIAEAPVEEALLDSPVPDSLESVASASLHDQGVQHHSPDADPDVAMSAAPGPSHEFEFDHEIDDNFDPVFPPDFDPDHEIEFIHMHQPLEAPMAPIDPLFDIPADFDMDLVDPEPVMAPEPVVAPDPAPEPDPVLDDAPALAPPVVDLPIVAPPVVDDPIADAPLPDPVPVLVDRAPFAAHIDPCYVDTRNGWIEDDDDYPPFVLPVTPPVAPVSSPIEIPLFPPHTSDAHRTDLPITFPQDIPPPRLGEGSSRQPPVSILPVSASISFMYQFPHTAPSFVPSSEPFLWASPNVMPLSDPYHPFHVGYTTEDILISLQLQQDALSRRIQELERTPRPPCHCQTPFAAPHTPRPLSLDSDVRFLTFEQQIAYLLHVCRALEEDWMHMRRLLFSHFPPPPPPPPPSA; this is translated from the coding sequence ATGGTTTCTTCTTCCGACACAGGAGTATCAGATACAGTGGACCCCATGGCGGTTGTGTCAGATGATGAGATACCATCTGAGGGAGATGTTTACACGTCAGATACCACGAGCACGGATGACGATGATTTTCAGCCTTTCGCTCTGCCAGACATCGGAGTTGAGGTTCAGCCTGCTAATGGCATTCTAGCTGGGGATCTCCCGCTTGCTGTGATCCCTGTTCCCATTCCATTTGCTGCTTTTCCCGTGGCGGATGTGCCACTTGATGTCGTGTCTGATGACGACATTGATCTTTTCGAGGAGGGTCCCCCTGAGGACGACTATGAGGGTGGGGCCCCGATTGATGTTGATGCTATCCTTCCTATTGCTGAGGCCCCTGTAGAGGAGGCTCTTCTTGATTCACCCGTTCCAGACTCGttggagtctgtggcatccgcttCTTTGCACGACCAGGGTGTGCAACATCACTCTCCTGACGCTGACCCCGACGTAGCGATGTCAGCTGCACCTGGTCCGTCACACGAGTTTGAGTTTGACCATGAGATCGATGACAATTTTGATCCAGTTTTTCCTCCTGATTTCGATCCTGATCATGAGATCGAGTTTATTCATATGCACCAGCCCTTAGAGGCGCCAATGGCTCCTATCGATCCGTTGTTTGACATTCCTGCCGACTTTGATATGGACCTTGTTGACCCTGAGCCTGTTATGGCCCCAGAGCCTGTTGTTGCTCCTGATCCTGCACCAGAGCCCGACCCTGTTCTTGATGATGCACCAGCCCTTGCACCACCCGTTGTTGACCTTCCCATTGTTGCACCACCAGTGGTGGATGATCCTATTGCTGATGCACCTTTACCTGATCCCGTGCCTGTATTAgttgaccgtgcaccttttgctgcTCACATCGATCCTTGTTATGTTGACACCCGTAACGGATGGATCGAGGATGATGACGACTACCCACCGTTTGTGCTACCTGTCACTCCTCCCGTTGCACCTGTTTCTTCACCTATTGAgattccattgtttcccccacacACCTCTGACGCCCATCGCACTGATCTTCCTATTACGTTCCCCCAGGACATTCCGCCACCTCGTCTTGGGGAGGGTTCATCGAGGCAGCCACCTGTTTCTATTCTACCTGTATCGGCATCTATTTCTTTCATGTACCAGTTCCCACATACTGCACCATCTTTCGTACCTTCGAGCGAGCCATTTCTGTGGGCTTCGCCCAATGTCATGCCATTATCGGACCCGTACCACCCGTTTCACGTGGGGTACACGACAGAGGATATACTCATCTCTCTTCAGCTACAACAGGACGCGCTTAGTCGTCGCATTCAGGAGTTAGAGAGGACACCACGTCCTCCATGTCACTGTCAGACCCCTTTCGCCGCACCACACACTCCCCGTCCGCTTTCCCTTGATTCGGATGTTCGTTTCCTTACATTTGAGCAGCAGATTGCCTATTTGCTGCATGTCTGTCGTGCACTTGAGGAGGACTGGATGCACATGCGCCGCTTGCTTTtctctcattttcctcctcctcctcctcctcctccgccatcagcatag